In the genome of Cyanobacterium sp. T60_A2020_053, one region contains:
- the ftsY gene encoding signal recognition particle-docking protein FtsY, with protein MFNWFRRNKDNQEKQDTEAKINPETVTPEKEEQEPSDQNQQYLEWAKTAFNNIQKQKSEPAPSTIEREEREEGEEREEREEGEEREEGEEREEGEEDNIPAWMQKSDRLETLKETALEPELDEDFLWSAQVLAAQGRGADDVSAEEFEWLSKLRQGLGKTRRNLINQLKSVVGQGPLNQSAVMEIEGLLLSADVGLEATDYIIKTLQEKLKQEALPPEEAIAYLKEILRSILDKPLESVTIKEFEPQSDILNIWLLTGVNGAGKTTTIGKLAHLAQSSGYKCVIAAADTFRAAAVEQVKVWGERTNTPVISNQGQNTDPAAVVFDGITAAQARNADLLLVDTAGRLQNKKNLMAELAKIRRIIDKKAGNAHIESLLVLDATLGQNGLRQAQVFSESAQLTGVVLTKLDGTAKGGVALAVAQQLNLPIRFIGAGEGMTDLRPFSSFEFVEALLSN; from the coding sequence ATGTTTAACTGGTTTCGCCGTAATAAAGATAATCAAGAAAAACAAGATACTGAAGCAAAAATTAATCCTGAAACTGTCACTCCTGAAAAGGAAGAACAAGAACCATCAGACCAAAATCAACAATATTTAGAATGGGCAAAGACTGCTTTTAATAATATTCAAAAACAAAAATCTGAACCAGCGCCCTCCACCATTGAAAGGGAAGAAAGGGAAGAAGGGGAGGAAAGGGAAGAAAGGGAAGAAGGGGAGGAAAGGGAAGAAGGGGAGGAAAGGGAAGAAGGGGAAGAAGATAATATTCCGGCGTGGATGCAAAAATCAGATCGTTTGGAAACCCTCAAAGAAACTGCTCTTGAGCCTGAATTAGACGAGGACTTTTTATGGTCAGCACAAGTATTGGCGGCTCAGGGGAGGGGCGCTGATGACGTGTCAGCAGAAGAATTTGAGTGGTTAAGTAAGTTAAGGCAGGGATTGGGTAAAACTCGCCGTAATTTAATCAATCAGCTAAAATCCGTAGTAGGGCAAGGTCCTCTTAATCAATCCGCAGTGATGGAGATTGAGGGCTTATTATTAAGCGCCGATGTGGGTTTAGAAGCCACTGACTACATTATTAAGACTTTACAAGAAAAACTCAAACAAGAAGCCCTCCCCCCCGAAGAAGCCATCGCCTATTTAAAAGAAATTTTGCGCAGTATTCTTGATAAACCACTGGAAAGCGTTACCATCAAAGAATTTGAACCCCAAAGCGATATACTCAACATTTGGTTATTAACTGGGGTGAATGGCGCTGGGAAAACTACCACCATCGGTAAACTAGCGCACCTCGCCCAATCCTCTGGTTATAAATGCGTTATTGCTGCTGCTGATACTTTCCGCGCTGCTGCGGTAGAACAGGTTAAAGTATGGGGAGAAAGAACTAATACCCCTGTTATTTCTAATCAAGGGCAAAATACCGATCCCGCCGCCGTTGTTTTTGATGGTATTACCGCCGCCCAAGCTCGAAATGCTGACTTATTATTAGTAGATACCGCCGGAAGATTGCAAAATAAAAAAAATTTAATGGCAGAATTAGCTAAAATTCGCCGTATTATCGACAAAAAAGCAGGAAATGCCCATATCGAATCTCTTTTAGTCCTTGATGCTACTTTAGGGCAAAACGGACTCCGTCAGGCTCAAGTTTTCTCGGAATCTGCACAATTAACTGGGGTAGTCTTGACGAAGTTAGATGGCACTGCTAAAGGGGGAGTCGCGCTGGCAGTGGCACAACAACTAAATTTGCCCATCCGCTTCATTGGCGCTGGGGAAGGTATGACCGATTTACGTCCTTTTTCTAGTTTTGAGTTTGTAGAGGCTTTATTGTCTAATTAA
- a CDS encoding filamentous hemagglutinin N-terminal domain-containing protein — protein sequence MLSSPNIQNILGRITGNNPSFINGLIQVNGGNSNLFLINPSGIIFGQNAIINVPANFSATTATGIGFDNGIFNAIGDNNFSNLTGNPNSFIFNTNNPGSILNTSHNTGVAGDFNLIGGNVINSQTITTSGSKLNIVALNRLGRIKITPEGSLLSIELNIPTDERGNSLGFTPQDLPALLTGSDQSLTGIEVTVNSDGINVISVEGVGETRGSLDGNIITGDLISNGGNINLLSQGGGIVTGDINSSSALPSGFININSSEYVITKNINASSIDEAGNVTIIARDENNFRRYENGEIKDQNDADDLIVGIQLDSIDDRSSEGVGGQVNLFSQSIIRAFGSLPNNDLLNLSANPNFTISTRGALSGDSLTITYKINDILKDDDFLNQEAFRIPFQVGESTTTLTIFEDTDDNTTITLGNGTENGIETGDTILTEGNFLFDETIDNIEILSDPATPDVEERKTDPYNCTSKPWRSGRGNDESVGKY from the coding sequence TTGTTAAGTAGTCCCAATATTCAAAATATTTTAGGCAGAATTACTGGCAATAATCCATCTTTTATCAACGGTTTAATTCAAGTGAATGGGGGTAACTCTAATTTATTTTTAATCAATCCATCCGGAATTATTTTTGGACAAAATGCTATTATTAATGTCCCTGCTAATTTTAGTGCTACCACTGCTACAGGAATAGGATTTGATAACGGCATTTTTAATGCTATTGGTGATAATAACTTTAGTAATTTAACGGGTAATCCTAACAGTTTTATTTTTAATACCAACAATCCGGGTAGTATTCTTAATACGTCCCATAACACTGGAGTTGCTGGAGATTTTAATTTGATTGGTGGTAACGTCATTAACAGTCAAACCATTACTACTTCTGGAAGTAAACTAAACATAGTTGCCCTTAATCGTCTTGGCAGGATAAAAATAACCCCTGAAGGTAGTTTGTTAAGCATAGAGTTAAATATACCTACTGATGAGAGAGGAAATTCTTTGGGGTTCACCCCTCAAGATTTACCTGCTTTATTAACAGGAAGTGATCAAAGTTTAACCGGTATTGAGGTAACAGTAAATAGCGATGGTATTAATGTTATTAGTGTGGAAGGGGTAGGGGAAACCAGAGGCAGTTTAGATGGTAATATCATCACAGGAGATTTAATCAGTAATGGTGGCAATATTAACTTATTGTCTCAGGGGGGCGGTATTGTCACGGGTGACATCAATTCCTCCAGCGCCCTCCCCTCTGGTTTTATCAATATCAATTCTTCTGAATATGTGATTACCAAAAATATTAATGCTAGTAGTATTGATGAAGCTGGAAATGTTACGATAATTGCTAGAGATGAGAACAATTTTCGGCGTTATGAGAATGGAGAAATTAAAGATCAAAATGATGCGGATGATTTAATTGTAGGCATTCAATTAGATAGTATTGATGATCGTAGTAGCGAAGGGGTAGGGGGGCAAGTTAACCTCTTTTCTCAGTCTATTATTCGGGCGTTTGGTAGTTTACCAAATAATGATTTACTAAATTTATCGGCTAATCCTAATTTCACAATCTCCACGAGAGGGGCGCTGAGTGGAGACAGTTTGACGATTACTTACAAAATTAATGATATTTTAAAAGATGATGATTTTCTTAATCAGGAAGCATTCCGTATTCCTTTTCAGGTAGGAGAATCAACCACGACTCTTACAATTTTTGAAGATACGGACGATAACACCACTATCACATTGGGTAATGGTACGGAAAATGGCATCGAAACAGGGGATACTATCCTAACAGAAGGTAATTTTTTATTTGATGAAACTATTGATAATATCGAAATTTTATCAGACCCGGCAACTCCTGATGTAGAAGAAAGAAAGACCGATCCGTACAACTGTACCAGTAAGCCGTGGCGAAGTGGTAGAGGCAACGACGAATCTGTGGGCAAATATTAG
- a CDS encoding TIGR03279 family radical SAM protein, producing MIKPARISKIIPDSIAEEIGFEVGDSIVKINGTAPRDLIDYQFLCSDEYLEIEVIDKYNKNHVIDIEKDYDEGLGLEFENALFDNLIQCNNNCPFCFIDQQPEGKRDTLYLKDDDYRLSFLYGSYLTLTNLTPKEWTRIEQMRLSPLYVSIHATEAEIRERLLKNKRAGEIKKQLAWFQEKRLQIHAQVVVCPNINDEEHLTTTLRDLFSFHQGEIPAVISTAVVPVGLTKFRPSGDELIPVTREKAQEVIAQVQQLQLEFREQSGSTFAWLADEWFLIAGEDLPPESHYEDYPQIGNGVGSIRQFIKEFEEGALHHLPAKISVPKNYTWIVGNAVEKAFMPLVDCLNKVENLTVNLVALNSDYWGQEITVTGLLTGQDLLTKLPNYVLAEEILLPSVMLKHDEPKFLDDVTVEELADKLNRSIIPVNGILDLMNIVGNNSRKSQ from the coding sequence ATGATCAAACCTGCTCGTATTAGTAAAATTATTCCTGATTCCATTGCCGAAGAAATTGGTTTTGAAGTAGGTGATAGCATCGTCAAAATTAATGGTACGGCTCCCCGTGATCTCATTGATTATCAATTTTTATGTAGTGATGAATATTTAGAAATAGAAGTAATAGATAAGTATAATAAAAATCATGTAATTGACATAGAAAAAGATTATGACGAAGGTCTTGGTTTAGAATTTGAAAATGCCCTTTTTGATAATTTAATTCAGTGTAATAATAATTGTCCATTTTGTTTTATTGATCAACAACCAGAAGGCAAAAGAGATACACTTTACCTCAAAGATGATGATTATCGTCTTAGTTTTCTCTATGGTAGTTATTTAACCTTAACTAATTTAACACCTAAAGAATGGACGAGAATTGAACAAATGCGCCTTTCACCTTTATATGTTTCTATCCATGCCACTGAAGCAGAAATTCGAGAAAGATTGCTCAAGAATAAGCGCGCTGGGGAAATAAAAAAACAATTAGCATGGTTTCAAGAAAAAAGATTACAAATTCATGCTCAAGTGGTAGTATGTCCTAATATTAATGATGAAGAACATTTAACCACTACCCTAAGAGATTTATTTAGTTTTCATCAAGGAGAAATTCCAGCAGTAATTAGTACGGCAGTAGTACCCGTAGGATTAACTAAATTTCGCCCGTCAGGAGATGAATTAATCCCTGTCACCAGAGAAAAAGCGCAGGAAGTTATTGCCCAAGTACAACAGTTACAACTAGAATTTAGAGAACAATCAGGCTCTACTTTTGCATGGTTAGCGGATGAGTGGTTTTTGATAGCAGGAGAAGATTTGCCGCCAGAATCCCATTATGAAGATTATCCGCAAATTGGCAATGGCGTTGGTTCTATTCGCCAGTTTATCAAAGAGTTTGAGGAGGGCGCCCTTCACCATTTACCAGCAAAAATCTCTGTGCCGAAAAACTATACATGGATAGTTGGCAATGCCGTAGAAAAAGCCTTTATGCCCCTAGTGGATTGTTTAAATAAAGTCGAAAATTTAACCGTTAATTTAGTAGCCTTAAATAGTGATTATTGGGGGCAAGAAATCACCGTAACGGGATTATTAACTGGACAAGATTTATTGACAAAATTACCAAACTATGTATTAGCGGAGGAAATACTCTTACCTTCAGTAATGTTAAAACATGACGAGCCAAAATTTTTAGATGATGTTACAGTAGAAGAGTTAGCAGACAAATTAAATCGTTCCATTATTCCTGTTAATGGAATACTTGATTTAATGAATATTGTCGGCAACAATTCCCGAAAATCTCAATAA
- the pxcA gene encoding proton extrusion protein PcxA: MFNQILRYAKRSLNRSAEGALDSAYQSALKIKNIENEHFEGKKIIFDNGNYSERVFDYFQSELASNLKNIDVKLTQFKTSRYFQNFFNQNRSDAAEYEQSIVLEKLNFIDNISNKYSQPSEIQLKKVSNLSFADQKSGAKISLEEAERMETVSDKTSVLPRSLLRTLNKIKREINPESKETEEEILSSFRKSKYKTAVSVKFLLLLIIIPILVHNVSKITLGKIFVDPYFSRHEQVLFINQDLQEEALEELRIFEENLALKSLLGLTSKLSEEDKELKIQEKAQELAQSYRRQSANAIKNIFSDIFAFISFALILVYSKREVQILKSFIDELIYGLSDSAKAFLIILFTDMFVGFHSPHGWEVILEGVARHFGLPENRDFNFLFIATFPVILDTILKYWIFRYLNRISPSAVATYKNMNE; the protein is encoded by the coding sequence ATGTTTAATCAAATATTACGCTATGCGAAAAGGTCATTAAATCGAAGTGCGGAAGGGGCGCTGGATTCAGCTTATCAAAGTGCTTTAAAAATCAAAAATATTGAAAATGAACATTTTGAAGGTAAAAAAATTATCTTTGACAATGGCAATTATAGCGAGAGAGTTTTTGACTATTTTCAATCAGAATTAGCTAGTAATTTAAAAAATATTGATGTCAAACTAACTCAATTTAAAACCAGTCGTTACTTTCAAAACTTTTTTAACCAAAATAGAAGTGATGCGGCAGAATACGAACAATCAATAGTTTTAGAAAAATTAAACTTTATTGATAACATCAGTAATAAATATAGCCAACCTTCAGAGATACAACTAAAAAAAGTTAGTAACCTTTCCTTTGCTGATCAAAAATCAGGAGCAAAAATATCCTTAGAAGAAGCAGAAAGAATGGAAACAGTTTCAGATAAAACCAGTGTTTTACCTCGTTCTCTTTTGCGTACTTTAAATAAAATTAAACGAGAAATTAATCCAGAATCAAAAGAAACAGAGGAAGAAATTTTAAGCAGTTTTCGTAAGTCTAAATATAAAACAGCCGTTTCAGTAAAATTTTTATTATTACTAATAATTATCCCTATTTTAGTTCATAATGTTAGTAAAATTACCCTAGGAAAAATATTTGTTGATCCTTATTTTTCTCGTCATGAACAAGTGCTTTTTATCAACCAAGATTTACAAGAAGAAGCCTTAGAAGAATTGAGAATTTTTGAGGAGAATTTAGCCTTAAAAAGTCTGCTTGGTTTAACCAGCAAACTCTCTGAAGAAGACAAAGAATTAAAAATTCAAGAAAAAGCCCAAGAATTAGCGCAAAGTTATCGCCGTCAAAGCGCCAACGCCATCAAAAACATTTTTTCAGACATATTCGCTTTTATTTCTTTTGCCCTTATTTTAGTTTATAGCAAAAGAGAAGTACAAATTTTAAAATCTTTTATTGATGAGTTAATTTACGGTTTAAGTGACTCAGCGAAGGCTTTTTTGATCATTCTTTTTACGGATATGTTTGTTGGTTTCCACTCCCCCCACGGTTGGGAAGTTATCCTTGAAGGAGTGGCACGTCATTTCGGTTTACCTGAAAATCGTGATTTTAATTTCCTATTCATCGCCACTTTTCCCGTTATTCTCGATACTATTTTGAAATATTGGATTTTCCGTTACCTCAATCGTATTTCACCTTCAGCAGTGGCTACTTATAAAAATATGAATGAGTGA